The proteins below come from a single Ignavibacteria bacterium genomic window:
- a CDS encoding S8 family serine peptidase has translation MRFVFLLFITSVLFITGISQAQEAIPYSGNSASQSFIQEKPGHITGALIINDSVKVIDTDMTEMVNIIVEYKDTPLFMLQIDSKIKKPVTASYMSRQTQFSSDLPGLYEKANKAYNVQLGLPQKKREYFKLFSGASLSVPRAMISMISSLPYVRKVYMDKILKVNLRESVRLIGADSVWSKFNDEGDSIVIGIIDTGVDYLHPALGGGFGKGFKVMGGYDFVNRDNNPMDDHGHGTHVAGIAAADGTEIKGVAPKALLMAYKVLNKDGEGFESDCIAAVERTVDPNEDNNTEDMLDVVNMSLGAEEGNPFDPMSQAVNNAVRLGVTFCISAGNSGRDYRISSPGSSELAITVGATDKSTRLAYFSSKGPSKRLFAIKPEILAPGVGIRSCFLNGDYKTLDGTSMASPMVAGVCALLKHMHRNWTPKMIKSAIMATAKDYNLCPMSYGAGFLNAPKAMDVKSFAFPSGLSFGIDSMNSRAWIRKDTISILNESTSTQSYNITVDGLASGITLDVDRNVLLLQPGESGKVVFTLSVDNKTIEHMYMESYSYGGKVNIRGSADTLAIPWAFVRGPFVQVNFAKPPVFSFIYGTHDWRTLENEWTSNDLNQAEILLSKGSYSLISIFSDTENGIPALYFVDKPFSLGGFSSIYAGPSDAGNSIRVNGVDESGRKFSSLPNSRNNFFFSFPNYGVFSNARQGLYYSFSSDYILKVSNTTIFTAINAGQFQFDPAMDNAVRILRFPLMSNVTDSVNLTNSPSGFLKRTITINQPEGSEASISNCFNAPLNKIIIDDPSSRIKSPKWKGVLYMTPETDNSFAHSAIIQSLKENGVPNWTSGSLLARYGAVGVTPMGYYTPAPFITDPDEAISFGEGPVYADLYYGMALMGSSIQLCPHVSIYGRMNELRTGDESYTTYTSYDENGNIISYGPLSAMEFPQGRFKLEFTTSNFMVAGVKGKGRYYTEMSSAENKAELPHIVSLQILNSNGTPSGILTAGRRGKISFSVSSLDENFKNKIDTSWTRLYLKKNGSQEWEQVKIGKRTFSEDTTLTSTADIGKFLETDSTLIDLKIVTQSLSKQKVEWILVPAFAVGDYRYKISDEEDYTLRIPTADYILYNNFPNPFNASTVISYGLPKRSHVEVRIYDILGREVTTLVDRVQEAGQYKVAFDGRDLTSGMYICRMSSGSFAKVQKILLVK, from the coding sequence ATGCGTTTTGTTTTCCTTCTTTTTATCACCAGCGTTTTATTTATTACCGGAATTTCACAGGCACAGGAGGCAATTCCTTATTCCGGAAATTCCGCGTCTCAGAGCTTTATACAGGAAAAACCAGGCCATATCACAGGCGCTCTTATTATCAATGACAGCGTTAAGGTAATTGATACCGATATGACCGAAATGGTTAATATAATTGTTGAGTACAAGGATACCCCATTGTTCATGCTGCAGATAGACAGCAAAATCAAAAAGCCTGTAACTGCTTCATACATGTCGAGGCAGACGCAGTTTTCTTCAGACCTCCCGGGGCTTTATGAAAAAGCAAACAAAGCCTATAACGTGCAGCTCGGGCTTCCGCAGAAGAAAAGAGAATATTTCAAGCTCTTCAGCGGCGCAAGCCTCAGTGTTCCAAGGGCAATGATCTCAATGATCTCTTCGCTCCCCTATGTCAGAAAAGTATACATGGATAAAATTCTCAAAGTTAATCTCCGTGAAAGCGTAAGGCTTATAGGCGCAGATTCTGTCTGGAGTAAATTTAACGATGAGGGCGACAGCATAGTTATTGGTATAATTGATACGGGGGTCGACTATCTGCACCCGGCACTGGGAGGCGGATTTGGAAAGGGCTTTAAGGTTATGGGAGGATATGATTTTGTAAACAGGGATAATAACCCTATGGATGACCACGGGCACGGGACACATGTTGCAGGCATCGCCGCCGCTGATGGCACAGAAATTAAGGGCGTTGCTCCAAAGGCTCTTCTTATGGCTTATAAGGTCTTAAACAAAGATGGCGAAGGCTTTGAATCTGACTGCATTGCAGCCGTGGAAAGAACCGTTGACCCGAATGAGGACAATAACACTGAGGACATGCTGGACGTTGTGAATATGAGTCTGGGGGCTGAAGAGGGCAACCCTTTTGACCCCATGAGCCAGGCTGTAAATAACGCCGTAAGGCTCGGTGTTACATTCTGCATCTCAGCCGGCAACAGCGGCCGGGATTACCGCATCTCAAGCCCCGGATCCTCTGAGCTCGCAATTACCGTTGGAGCAACCGACAAATCGACCAGGCTGGCCTACTTCAGCTCAAAAGGGCCTTCAAAAAGACTTTTTGCCATTAAGCCCGAAATCCTTGCCCCTGGAGTAGGCATCCGCTCCTGCTTTCTTAACGGGGACTATAAGACCTTAGATGGCACTTCCATGGCAAGCCCCATGGTAGCAGGCGTCTGCGCCCTTCTTAAACACATGCACAGGAACTGGACCCCAAAAATGATAAAGTCGGCCATAATGGCTACGGCCAAGGACTATAACCTGTGCCCCATGAGCTACGGGGCGGGATTCTTAAATGCACCTAAGGCAATGGATGTGAAGTCATTTGCATTTCCTTCAGGATTAAGCTTCGGCATAGACAGCATGAACAGCAGAGCGTGGATAAGAAAAGATACCATTTCAATACTCAATGAGTCCACTTCAACACAGAGCTACAATATCACCGTAGATGGACTTGCTTCAGGTATCACGCTCGACGTGGACCGTAACGTGCTCCTGCTTCAGCCCGGGGAATCTGGCAAAGTAGTCTTTACACTCAGTGTGGACAACAAGACTATTGAACATATGTACATGGAGTCTTACTCATACGGCGGGAAAGTTAACATCCGGGGTAGTGCAGACACACTTGCCATACCCTGGGCGTTTGTAAGGGGTCCTTTCGTTCAGGTGAATTTTGCAAAACCTCCCGTTTTCTCATTCATCTATGGAACCCACGACTGGCGTACACTTGAAAATGAGTGGACGTCAAATGATCTCAACCAGGCTGAAATTCTTCTTTCTAAAGGAAGCTATTCACTGATCTCTATATTTTCAGACACTGAGAACGGAATACCCGCGTTGTACTTTGTTGACAAGCCCTTCAGCTTAGGGGGATTCAGTAGCATTTATGCGGGGCCATCTGATGCCGGCAATTCCATAAGAGTCAACGGGGTGGATGAATCGGGCAGAAAATTCAGCAGCCTTCCCAACTCGCGGAATAACTTCTTTTTTTCGTTTCCAAATTACGGAGTTTTCTCAAACGCAAGGCAGGGGCTCTATTATTCATTTTCTTCCGATTATATACTGAAAGTTTCCAATACAACTATTTTTACCGCAATTAATGCGGGGCAGTTTCAGTTCGACCCGGCAATGGATAACGCCGTAAGAATTCTTCGTTTCCCGCTCATGTCCAACGTGACTGACAGCGTTAACCTTACGAACTCCCCTTCCGGTTTTCTGAAGCGAACTATTACAATTAACCAGCCGGAAGGATCGGAAGCCTCAATCAGCAACTGCTTCAACGCCCCCTTGAATAAAATTATTATTGATGATCCATCAAGCAGAATTAAAAGCCCTAAATGGAAAGGGGTTCTGTATATGACTCCTGAAACGGATAACAGTTTTGCACACTCGGCAATTATTCAGTCCTTAAAAGAAAACGGAGTCCCTAACTGGACGAGCGGGAGCCTCCTGGCCCGGTACGGTGCCGTGGGGGTTACGCCAATGGGCTACTACACGCCAGCTCCATTCATAACCGATCCTGATGAGGCAATCAGTTTCGGTGAAGGCCCGGTTTATGCCGATCTTTACTATGGAATGGCGCTCATGGGATCCAGCATCCAATTATGCCCCCATGTTTCCATTTACGGCAGGATGAATGAGCTCAGGACAGGTGACGAAAGTTATACAACTTATACATCTTACGACGAAAACGGGAATATAATTTCATATGGACCTCTATCGGCAATGGAATTTCCGCAAGGCAGGTTCAAGCTGGAATTCACAACAAGTAATTTTATGGTTGCAGGAGTAAAAGGGAAAGGCCGCTACTATACCGAAATGAGTTCCGCAGAGAATAAGGCTGAACTGCCCCATATTGTATCACTGCAGATTCTGAACTCTAATGGCACACCCTCCGGAATTCTGACTGCAGGAAGAAGGGGAAAAATTTCCTTTAGTGTTTCATCACTTGATGAGAATTTTAAGAATAAGATAGATACCAGCTGGACAAGACTTTACCTGAAGAAAAACGGCTCGCAGGAATGGGAGCAGGTTAAGATAGGAAAAAGGACATTCAGTGAGGACACGACGCTTACCAGCACAGCAGACATCGGGAAATTTTTAGAAACCGATTCCACCTTAATCGACCTTAAGATAGTGACACAGTCTTTATCCAAACAGAAAGTTGAGTGGATTCTGGTGCCTGCATTTGCTGTTGGCGACTACCGCTATAAGATTTCTGATGAGGAGGATTATACACTCCGCATCCCGACTGCGGACTACATCCTTTACAATAACTTCCCCAACCCGTTTAACGCGTCAACCGTGATAAGCTACGGGCTCCCCAAGCGCTCTCACGTTGAAGTCAGGATCTACGACATTCTGGGACGCGAGGTAACGACACTTGTAGACAGAGTGCAGGAAGCCGGGCAGTATAAAGTTGCCTTCGACGGCCGGGATTTAACCTCGGGAATGTATATCTGCCGGATGAGCTCAGGCAGCTTTGCAAAGGTTCAGAAAATCCTTCTCGTTAAATAA
- a CDS encoding glycosyltransferase, which translates to MTNQNKPVFSSESDKRWRAFKGTVRFVLVLILLAGFALAVDVISESGTSLPRLREQNELYRKVLNPEHITTISTKENKLYHKSRRELMKLVSQNHRLNHKPSQMKTNQIRAGFYVNWDAQSFYSLRDNIDKMNMVMPEWLFVSDYADTVAADIDFRALALMENHKIKILPMVSNYFNEKWNPGNVERIISSRERRTKFIESLLRMLGRYKFAGVNIDFESLDVKDKSNMQEFQKELYEKLSRQNYIVTQDVPVGDNAYDYGELQNYNNYLIPMAYDLHYAASNPGPVADIKWVEYNLLNIIKKTSPGKIILGIPAYGYDWPQNDEGEDITYQEALVRAKESEGKIDFDNNNYNLDYTYYDDNDKPHTVWFTDAATCYNLIRTAEDFGTAGVALWRLGGEDPRLWTFYNKSLSLDSVSRRPLDLSKLETIDHTTSLDFEGEGEILDIVSTPQKGLINIEYDKNDQVISEENYRQLPSSYLIRKFGNAAKKVIVLTFDDGPDRRYTPAILDILKREHVPAAFFVLGVNAENNLGLIKRMYDEGHEIGNHSFMHPNLAITSLERTRFELNSTRRLIESITGHSTVLFRPPYDADTEPEHIQEILPIIEARNQNYYTVGASIDPLDWQEGVRADSIMARIKREESFGSIVLLHDAGGDRSQTVKELPAIIKYFKDRGYTFSSVASLLGKTRNDVMPPLTNRKDVFLSKVNWSIAEVIYWMNRFIFALFFLGIILALGRLILVGIFAAMQKKKRESEETASAKNQPGVSLIVPAFNEAVHAVKNVRNLLRCSYPCYEIVFVDDGSKDETYNVVSEAYKDNPKVRVFTKPNGGKATALNYGIAQARGEIVVCIDADTQLLPDAVSRLVETILEDENIAAVAGNVKVGNERNFITKWQSIEYITSQNFDRRAFDLLNAITVVPGAIGAFRKKYILEAEGFTSDTLAEDCDITIRLLRQGHVVRYNEHALAYTEAPETIRMFLRQRFRWSFGIMQSLWKHRDAIFNHNYKSLGLVALPNILLFHFLLPLFSPLAELMMVLGIIGGYWQQILGYYALFLILDFVSAAVAFMFEKEKMNRLWLIFPQRFLYRQLMYWVLIKSFVAAIKGTLVGWGILKRTGKVQVDPSPTGGRA; encoded by the coding sequence ATGACCAACCAGAATAAACCCGTTTTTTCAAGCGAATCCGATAAAAGATGGAGAGCTTTTAAGGGAACAGTACGCTTTGTCCTCGTCTTAATTCTCCTTGCAGGCTTTGCGCTTGCTGTAGATGTAATAAGCGAAAGCGGCACCTCGCTTCCAAGGCTGCGCGAGCAGAACGAGCTCTACAGAAAAGTGCTCAACCCTGAGCATATTACAACGATCTCCACAAAGGAAAATAAACTCTACCATAAGAGCCGCAGGGAGCTGATGAAGCTCGTTTCACAGAACCACAGGCTGAACCATAAGCCGAGCCAGATGAAAACTAACCAGATCCGTGCCGGGTTCTATGTCAACTGGGATGCGCAGTCATTCTACTCGCTGAGGGACAATATAGATAAAATGAATATGGTTATGCCCGAATGGCTCTTCGTTTCCGATTATGCCGATACGGTTGCCGCAGATATTGACTTCCGCGCCCTTGCCCTCATGGAAAACCATAAAATAAAAATCCTTCCCATGGTCTCTAACTACTTTAATGAGAAATGGAACCCGGGCAACGTGGAACGGATTATTTCATCGCGTGAACGCCGCACAAAGTTTATTGAAAGCCTGCTTAGAATGCTGGGCAGGTATAAGTTTGCAGGGGTGAATATAGATTTTGAAAGCCTGGATGTGAAAGATAAATCCAACATGCAGGAATTCCAGAAGGAGCTTTATGAAAAGCTCAGCCGGCAGAATTACATTGTAACGCAGGACGTTCCCGTTGGCGATAATGCCTATGACTATGGCGAGCTCCAGAACTATAACAATTATCTCATTCCCATGGCATACGACCTGCATTACGCCGCCAGCAATCCGGGCCCTGTTGCAGACATTAAATGGGTTGAATACAACCTCTTAAACATCATTAAGAAAACCTCACCCGGGAAAATAATACTCGGCATTCCTGCCTACGGCTACGACTGGCCGCAGAATGACGAGGGGGAGGACATTACATACCAGGAAGCACTCGTAAGAGCCAAGGAGTCGGAGGGAAAAATAGATTTTGACAACAATAATTATAACCTCGACTATACTTATTACGACGACAACGATAAGCCCCATACAGTCTGGTTTACAGACGCCGCAACTTGCTATAACCTCATCAGAACGGCTGAGGACTTCGGAACCGCCGGCGTTGCACTCTGGCGCCTTGGCGGGGAGGACCCGAGGCTCTGGACGTTCTACAACAAGAGCCTGAGCCTGGATTCAGTAAGCCGCAGGCCCCTGGACTTATCGAAGCTTGAGACGATTGACCATACGACTAGCCTGGACTTTGAAGGAGAAGGGGAGATCCTGGACATAGTCTCAACGCCGCAGAAGGGCTTAATAAACATTGAATATGACAAAAACGACCAGGTGATCTCGGAGGAAAACTACAGACAGCTGCCGTCTTCATACCTGATCCGTAAGTTCGGCAACGCCGCAAAGAAAGTTATTGTGCTTACCTTTGACGATGGTCCCGACAGGCGCTACACTCCGGCCATACTGGATATCTTAAAGCGCGAGCACGTCCCGGCTGCGTTTTTTGTCCTGGGCGTTAACGCCGAGAACAACCTGGGCCTTATTAAAAGGATGTACGACGAGGGCCATGAAATTGGCAACCACTCATTCATGCATCCGAACCTTGCAATTACAAGCCTTGAAAGAACACGCTTTGAGCTTAATTCCACCAGGCGCCTGATTGAAAGCATTACGGGGCACTCCACTGTACTCTTCCGCCCCCCGTACGACGCCGATACGGAGCCCGAGCACATACAGGAAATACTTCCTATTATTGAAGCCAGGAACCAGAACTATTATACCGTGGGGGCTTCTATTGACCCCCTGGACTGGCAGGAAGGCGTTCGGGCAGATTCTATAATGGCAAGAATTAAACGCGAGGAATCCTTCGGCTCCATTGTGCTTCTGCACGACGCCGGGGGCGACCGCTCGCAGACCGTAAAAGAGCTGCCCGCAATAATCAAATATTTTAAGGACAGGGGATACACATTTTCTTCAGTTGCCAGCCTGCTCGGCAAAACACGCAACGACGTGATGCCGCCTCTAACGAACAGAAAAGACGTATTCTTGTCCAAGGTTAACTGGTCCATTGCAGAAGTCATATACTGGATGAACCGTTTCATATTTGCCCTTTTCTTCCTCGGGATCATTCTTGCATTAGGCAGGCTTATTCTGGTTGGAATATTTGCCGCAATGCAGAAAAAGAAAAGAGAAAGTGAAGAGACGGCATCAGCAAAGAATCAGCCCGGGGTGAGCCTTATTGTGCCGGCATTTAACGAGGCGGTGCATGCGGTTAAAAACGTCAGGAACCTATTAAGGTGCAGCTATCCGTGCTACGAAATTGTTTTTGTAGACGACGGCTCGAAAGATGAGACATATAATGTGGTAAGTGAGGCTTATAAGGATAACCCCAAAGTAAGGGTTTTTACAAAGCCAAACGGCGGCAAGGCAACGGCCCTAAACTACGGAATTGCTCAGGCCAGGGGTGAAATTGTGGTATGCATAGATGCCGATACGCAGCTTTTGCCCGATGCAGTTTCAAGGCTCGTTGAAACTATCCTGGAAGATGAAAACATTGCAGCCGTTGCAGGCAACGTTAAGGTTGGCAATGAGAGGAACTTCATCACTAAGTGGCAGTCGATTGAATATATTACAAGCCAGAACTTCGACCGCAGGGCTTTTGATCTGCTTAATGCAATTACCGTCGTGCCGGGTGCAATAGGGGCTTTCAGAAAAAAGTATATTCTTGAGGCTGAAGGCTTTACTTCAGACACGCTGGCAGAGGACTGCGATATTACGATCAGGCTTTTAAGGCAGGGGCACGTTGTGCGCTACAATGAGCACGCTCTGGCCTATACTGAGGCTCCCGAGACGATAAGGATGTTTTTGCGTCAGCGCTTCCGCTGGTCGTTTGGAATTATGCAGAGCCTCTGGAAGCACAGGGATGCAATATTCAACCATAATTATAAGAGCCTGGGGCTTGTTGCCCTTCCTAACATTCTTCTGTTCCATTTCCTTCTGCCTCTTTTTTCTCCCCTGGCAGAACTGATGATGGTGCTTGGAATAATAGGCGGCTACTGGCAGCAGATACTGGGATATTATGCATTGTTCCTGATACTGGATTTTGTTTCGGCCGCGGTGGCTTTTATGTTTGAAAAAGAAAAGATGAACCGCCTCTGGCTCATTTTCCCGCAGAGGTTTTTATACCGGCAGCTGATGTACTGGGTCTTAATTAAATCCTTTGTTGCCGCAATTAAAGGTACCCTCGTCGGCTGGGGAATATTAAAAAGAACGGGCAAGGTACAGGTGGATCCTTCACCAACGGGCGGAAGAGCGTAA
- a CDS encoding T9SS type A sorting domain-containing protein, which yields MKIFTFILLLALQAAISAQIKFDANFESGNINSVATMDSVNYTVTTNSTDDIGGRWFYFRISGVKNRHISVYIPTTDVNRPFYSYDNKEFYRFTMFESPRQNYFEKTFEQDTVYVSYYIPYNYSYLQQRIKEWEKHSDVKVDTIGFTKHNLPLQMLTITDNSVPLSEKRAVWIHARTHPSETPGSWHLDGIVQELLSNNDVVNYYKKKLIFYIVPFTNPDGVFYGKSRTNPDGVDVESNWGLPDDGTTLEVVALRNKMKEINSKGQLAVFLNIHSQASKFATFWIHTAASTTQNFYLKQNQFANLNTSDNPYFTKTDYSYSNIGYYFPEGWLYQNYGQSVMALTYETPYDQYSTGFWVTNESLFQIGQRTLYAAAEYLGLSHPKHLQLDNSQAVVEGAAKADSSGLLFFGNNYLFMNKSTTKASVSYHTESLPAGIYSISGWWPSTAGVSTNTKIVMEANGNSVTAYRSQQKDGGQWNLLTDSLTLSTPASITIRVENNETAAVASDAFRVIYKGQLSRVEEKLIPTDFALYQNYPNPFNPSTTIRYNLTQGANVRLTVYDILGKEVKIVEEGYRSKGMHEVHFSAGDLSSGIYIYQLNAGSMSLSKKMLFLK from the coding sequence ATGAAAATTTTTACTTTTATCTTACTCCTGGCTCTTCAGGCAGCTATTTCGGCACAGATTAAGTTCGACGCAAATTTCGAAAGCGGAAATATAAATTCTGTGGCAACTATGGACTCTGTAAACTATACCGTTACAACAAACAGTACTGATGATATCGGCGGCAGATGGTTTTACTTCCGCATTTCCGGGGTGAAAAACAGGCATATTTCTGTTTATATCCCGACAACTGACGTGAACAGACCATTCTATTCTTACGACAACAAGGAGTTCTACCGCTTTACAATGTTCGAAAGCCCAAGGCAGAACTACTTCGAAAAAACATTCGAGCAGGATACGGTCTATGTCTCCTATTACATACCTTATAACTACAGCTACCTCCAGCAGAGAATTAAGGAGTGGGAAAAACATAGCGACGTAAAGGTGGATACAATAGGTTTTACAAAGCACAATCTGCCGCTCCAGATGCTCACCATAACAGATAACTCGGTCCCACTGAGCGAAAAACGCGCAGTCTGGATACACGCCCGCACACACCCGAGCGAGACCCCGGGCTCCTGGCACCTCGACGGAATTGTGCAGGAACTCTTAAGCAATAATGACGTGGTGAACTATTACAAAAAGAAACTGATATTCTACATTGTGCCTTTTACAAATCCCGACGGCGTTTTCTACGGCAAGTCAAGGACTAACCCTGACGGCGTCGATGTTGAATCCAACTGGGGGCTTCCTGACGACGGGACTACACTTGAAGTCGTGGCTTTAAGAAATAAGATGAAAGAAATTAACTCTAAGGGACAGCTGGCGGTTTTTCTTAATATTCATTCCCAGGCCTCAAAGTTTGCAACTTTCTGGATCCATACTGCCGCCTCGACAACGCAAAACTTTTACTTAAAGCAGAACCAGTTTGCAAACCTTAATACTTCAGACAATCCGTACTTTACAAAGACGGACTACAGCTATTCGAATATCGGATATTACTTCCCCGAAGGATGGCTGTACCAGAATTACGGGCAGTCCGTTATGGCGCTTACTTATGAAACCCCTTATGACCAGTATTCAACGGGCTTCTGGGTTACTAACGAAAGCCTTTTCCAGATAGGGCAGCGCACGCTTTATGCGGCTGCGGAATACCTGGGGCTCTCACATCCAAAACACCTGCAGTTGGATAACTCGCAGGCCGTAGTTGAAGGCGCGGCAAAGGCTGATTCATCGGGACTTTTATTCTTTGGTAATAATTATCTTTTTATGAATAAGAGTACCACAAAGGCTTCAGTATCTTATCATACGGAGAGCCTTCCTGCCGGAATTTACAGCATCTCCGGATGGTGGCCTTCAACTGCAGGAGTATCCACAAATACAAAAATTGTAATGGAAGCAAACGGCAATAGTGTAACTGCCTACAGAAGCCAGCAGAAAGACGGCGGGCAGTGGAACCTTCTGACCGACAGCCTTACGCTTTCTACTCCTGCCTCAATTACAATCAGGGTGGAAAATAATGAAACTGCTGCCGTGGCTTCAGACGCATTCAGGGTAATCTATAAAGGGCAGTTGAGCCGCGTTGAGGAAAAGCTGATACCAACGGATTTTGCCCTTTACCAGAATTATCCCAATCCCTTTAACCCTTCTACTACTATCAGATATAACCTCACCCAGGGCGCAAATGTCAGACTTACGGTTTATGACATTCTGGGAAAGGAAGTTAAAATAGTTGAAGAGGGCTACAGGTCAAAAGGCATGCATGAAGTTCATTTCAGCGCCGGGGACCTTTCAAGCGGCATTTATATTTATCAACTTAATGCCGGCAGCATGTCGCTGTCTAAAAAGATGCTGTTCTTGAAATAA
- a CDS encoding alpha-amylase, with product MSLKLKSVIFLIVFSLQATFAQTVKISKVEPPNWWSGMKYNHVQLMVYGEGLKGVKASFNSPKLKVVKVNNTDNPSYAFIDIVIPDNTTPGTYTLTLRKGNEKASVDFPVLKRENPSGRCQGFSPKDVIYMITPDRFANGDRTNDEVSGMNDHYLPDSAYGRHGGDIQGIIDHLDYIKDLGVTAVWVNPLVENNTRLSYHGYAVTDHYKIDARFGTNELYKTFVEEAHKRGLKVILDHVNNHISSYHPWMKNLPAKDWLNGSKESHNITRHINSSVYDVHSDPAVRDFNNHGWFVNEMPDLNQKNPYLAKYLTENTLWWVEFAGLDGIREDTYPYPDQEFLSGWNKTILTEYPNFNIVGEVWMGDPAFLAPFQAGSFIPQKFNTNLPSLTDFSFRDAAADAFANGRGLRRMYDDIAKDYLFPNPSNLVTFLDNHDVERIMYLLHSDMNQFKLAMELLLTTRGIPQIYYGTEIGIVGGPDDGRKRADFPGGFPNSSHDAFTKQGRTEKENETYDFVHKLLEIRKNSEAIQTGKLIHFPPFDEVYPYLRVSDNETVLVVLNGNKEPQKLSIASLGDHFKNAKVLKSLMTGKEIKFTPDLKLEMQALTGDIFEVK from the coding sequence ATGTCTCTTAAACTTAAAAGTGTAATATTTCTGATTGTCTTTTCGCTCCAGGCAACTTTTGCACAGACAGTTAAGATCTCAAAGGTGGAACCCCCTAACTGGTGGAGCGGCATGAAATATAACCATGTGCAGCTTATGGTTTATGGGGAAGGTCTTAAAGGCGTTAAGGCAAGCTTCAACTCTCCAAAGCTCAAAGTGGTAAAGGTTAATAATACGGATAACCCGTCATATGCTTTTATAGATATTGTTATTCCGGATAATACAACTCCCGGCACTTACACTCTTACGCTAAGAAAAGGAAATGAGAAAGCTTCAGTTGATTTCCCGGTCCTCAAAAGAGAAAACCCTTCCGGGCGCTGCCAGGGTTTCAGCCCTAAGGACGTAATTTATATGATTACACCCGACCGCTTTGCTAACGGCGACAGGACGAACGATGAAGTCTCCGGAATGAATGACCACTACCTGCCCGACTCTGCCTACGGGCGCCACGGGGGCGACATTCAGGGGATAATTGACCACCTTGATTATATTAAGGACCTTGGTGTAACAGCTGTCTGGGTTAACCCTCTTGTTGAAAACAACACGCGCCTAAGCTATCACGGCTACGCTGTAACGGACCATTATAAAATTGACGCACGCTTCGGTACAAATGAGTTGTATAAAACGTTTGTTGAAGAAGCCCACAAGCGCGGCCTTAAGGTTATTTTAGACCACGTGAACAACCATATCAGCAGTTATCACCCGTGGATGAAGAACCTGCCGGCCAAAGACTGGCTTAACGGCTCTAAAGAAAGTCACAATATTACGCGCCACATCAACTCCTCGGTCTACGACGTCCATAGCGATCCTGCCGTAAGGGATTTTAACAACCACGGCTGGTTCGTCAATGAAATGCCCGACTTAAACCAGAAAAACCCGTATCTTGCAAAGTACCTGACAGAAAATACACTGTGGTGGGTTGAGTTTGCAGGGCTGGATGGAATAAGGGAAGACACGTATCCTTATCCCGATCAGGAGTTTCTGTCCGGGTGGAATAAGACCATCCTTACCGAATATCCCAATTTTAATATAGTGGGCGAGGTCTGGATGGGAGATCCTGCGTTCCTGGCACCCTTCCAGGCAGGAAGCTTTATCCCTCAGAAGTTTAATACTAACCTGCCCAGCCTTACCGACTTTTCTTTCCGCGATGCCGCGGCTGACGCTTTTGCAAACGGACGGGGTCTAAGAAGAATGTATGACGACATTGCCAAGGACTACCTTTTCCCGAACCCGTCGAACCTGGTTACTTTCCTGGATAACCACGACGTGGAAAGAATAATGTACCTTCTGCATAGCGACATGAACCAGTTCAAACTGGCCATGGAGCTTTTACTTACAACGCGCGGAATTCCGCAGATCTACTACGGAACAGAGATAGGTATTGTAGGCGGACCCGATGACGGGCGAAAGCGTGCCGATTTCCCGGGTGGATTCCCTAACAGCAGCCACGACGCTTTTACAAAACAGGGGCGTACAGAAAAAGAAAATGAAACGTACGACTTTGTGCATAAGCTCCTTGAGATTAGAAAAAACAGCGAAGCCATTCAAACGGGAAAGCTCATTCATTTCCCGCCCTTTGATGAAGTCTACCCTTACCTCAGGGTTTCGGATAATGAGACCGTGCTCGTTGTCTTAAACGGCAATAAGGAGCCTCAGAAACTCAGCATAGCATCCCTCGGGGATCATTTTAAGAATGCAAAAGTCTTAAAAAGCCTTATGACTGGAAAAGAGATTAAATTTACTCCCGATCTCAAGCTCGAAATGCAAGCCCTTACCGGGGACATATTCGAGGTAAAATAA